In Equus quagga isolate Etosha38 chromosome 14, UCLA_HA_Equagga_1.0, whole genome shotgun sequence, one DNA window encodes the following:
- the SC5D gene encoding lathosterol oxidase, which translates to MDLVLSAADYYFFTPYIYPATWPEDDIFRQTISLLIVTNLGAYILYFLFSTLNYYFVFDHALMKHPQFLKNQVYREIMFAVQSLPWISIPTILLFLLELRGYSKLYDDVGEFPSGWFHLVVSVLSFLFFTDMLIYWIHRGLHHRLVYKHVHKPHHTWKIPTPFASHAFHPLDGFLQGLPYHIYPFIFPLHKMVYLGLYILVNFWTISIHDGDFRVPQILRPFINGSAHHTDHHLFFDCNYGQYFTLWDRIGGSFKNPSSFEGKGPLSYVKKMTEEKCDGHAGNGCKNEKLFNGEFTKTE; encoded by the exons ATGGATCTTGTTCTCAGTGCtgcagattattatttttttacaccATACATATATCCAGCCACATGGCCAGAGGATGACATCTTCCGACAAACTATTAGTCTCCTGATTGTTACAAATCTTGGTGCTTATatcctttatttcctcttttcaacGCTGAACTATTATTTTGTCTTTGACCATGCATTAATGAAACATCCACAATTTTTAAAG aatcaAGTCTATCGAGAGATTATGTTTGCTGTCCAGTCATTGCCATGGATAAGTATTCCCACTATTTTATTGTTCCTGCTGGAGTTGCGAGGCTACAGCAAATTATATGATGACGTAGGAGAGTTTCCAAGTG GCTGGTTTCACCTCGTTGTTAGTGTGctgtccttcctctttttcacGGACATGCTGATCTACTGGATTCACAGAGGCCTTCATCATAGACTCGTATATAAG CACGTACACAAACCTCATCATACCTGGAAGATTCCTACTCCATTTGCAAGTCATGCTTTTCACCCCTTGGATGGCTTCCTTCAGGGTCTGCCTTACCATATATACCCCTTCATCTTTCCATTACACAAGATGGTATATTTAGGCTTGTATATCTTGGTCAATTTCTGGACAATTTCTATTCATGATGGTGATTTTCGTGTCCCCCAAATCTTAAGGCCATTTATTAATGGCTCCGCTCACCATACAGACCACCACCTTTTTTTTGACTGTAACTATGGACAGTATTTCACATTGTGGGATAGAATTGGAGGCTCATTCAAAAATCCTTCCTCCTTTGAAGGGAAGGGTCCACTTAGTTATGTAAAGAAGATGACAGAAGAAAAGTGCGATGGGCATGCAGGAAATggctgtaaaaatgaaaaattattcaatGGAGAATTTACAAAGACTGAGTAG